One Devosia lacusdianchii genomic window carries:
- the secA gene encoding preprotein translocase subunit SecA, with the protein MALAALARRIFGSPSDRHVKRYQGKVAAINALEPELEKLSDDALRARTAEFKAQLEKGADLDDLIVPAFATVREASKRVLGMRHFDVQLIGGMVMNERGIAEMRTGEGKTLVATLPMYLNALTGKGAHLVTVNDYLVKRDAAWMGQIYEFLGLTTGIIVHGMTDPERKAAYAADITYGTNNELGFDYLRDNMKYTRAQMVQRGHAFAIVDEVDSILIDEARTPLIISGPSEDRSNLYTTIDALMPMIGEGDFELDEKQRAATFTDQGIEKLEAKLAEDGLLKTGSLYDLENVALVHHANSALRAHKLFRKDKDYIVRNDEVVIIDEFSGRMMPGRRYSEGLHQALEAKEHVKIQPENQTLASITFQNYFRLYKKLAGMTGTAATEAEEFADIYKLDVVTIPTNVPVQRKDDEDAIFRTAAEKFDAIAQLIKECQDRGQPVLVGTTSIEKSEMLADLLRQKNVGTMNVLNARHHEQEAFIVADAGLPGAITIATNMAGRGTDIQLGGNLEMRIQRETEGLEGEAREAKIADIKATIAADKAKALAAGGLMVIGTERHESRRIDNQLRGRSGRQGDPGHSAFFLSLQDDLMRIFPVDSMDSMLGKLGLEQGESITHPWVTKAIERAQGKVEARNFDIRKNILKYDDVMNDQRKVIFEQRIEMMDAEDISETVIDMRHDVVENIVNKAIPPRSYPEQWNVEQLEAAAKTYLNLDVPVKDWAAEEGIDAEIVIERLTAAADAAAAAKETRTIAAMEAAGSGNPTVMRQVEKSILLQSIDGLWREHLVTLDHLSKVVGWRGIAQRDPLNEYKQEAYELFQALLANLRELVTTQLSHVELQPRPVAPPVPDLSRLRETHIDPLTGENDADGGDTIAGALGAVGSDPSLKPIDPKLLVGVSRNAPCPCGSGKKFKHCHGQF; encoded by the coding sequence ATGGCACTTGCTGCGCTCGCCCGGCGGATTTTCGGCTCTCCGTCCGACCGGCACGTAAAGCGGTATCAAGGCAAGGTTGCCGCCATCAATGCGCTCGAGCCCGAGCTCGAAAAACTCAGCGACGACGCCTTGCGCGCTCGCACCGCCGAGTTCAAGGCGCAGCTCGAAAAGGGCGCCGACCTCGACGACTTGATCGTGCCGGCCTTCGCCACGGTGCGCGAGGCCTCCAAGCGTGTGCTGGGCATGCGCCATTTCGATGTGCAGCTCATCGGCGGCATGGTGATGAACGAGCGTGGCATCGCCGAGATGCGGACCGGTGAAGGCAAGACGCTGGTGGCGACCCTGCCGATGTACCTCAATGCGCTGACCGGCAAGGGCGCGCATCTGGTCACGGTCAACGACTATCTGGTGAAGCGCGACGCGGCCTGGATGGGCCAGATCTACGAATTTTTGGGCCTCACCACCGGCATCATCGTGCATGGCATGACCGATCCGGAACGCAAGGCCGCCTATGCCGCCGACATCACCTACGGCACCAATAACGAGCTTGGTTTCGACTACCTGCGCGACAACATGAAGTACACGCGCGCCCAGATGGTGCAGCGTGGCCATGCCTTTGCAATTGTCGACGAAGTGGACTCGATCCTGATCGACGAGGCCCGTACGCCGCTGATCATTTCGGGTCCGTCGGAAGACCGTTCCAATCTCTATACCACCATCGATGCCCTGATGCCGATGATTGGCGAGGGCGATTTCGAGCTCGACGAAAAGCAGCGCGCCGCGACCTTTACCGACCAGGGCATCGAAAAGCTGGAAGCCAAGCTTGCTGAGGACGGCCTGCTCAAGACCGGCTCGCTTTACGACCTCGAAAACGTCGCGCTGGTGCACCATGCCAACTCAGCCCTGCGCGCTCACAAGCTGTTCCGCAAGGACAAGGACTATATCGTCCGCAACGACGAAGTTGTCATCATCGACGAGTTTTCCGGCCGCATGATGCCGGGCCGCCGTTATTCGGAAGGCCTGCACCAGGCGCTGGAAGCCAAGGAACACGTCAAGATCCAGCCGGAAAACCAGACGCTGGCGTCGATCACCTTCCAGAACTATTTCCGCCTCTACAAGAAACTGGCCGGTATGACCGGTACGGCGGCGACGGAAGCCGAAGAATTCGCCGACATCTACAAGCTCGACGTGGTGACCATTCCCACCAACGTGCCGGTACAGCGCAAGGACGATGAAGACGCCATCTTCCGCACCGCCGCCGAGAAGTTCGACGCCATCGCGCAACTGATCAAGGAATGCCAGGATCGCGGCCAGCCCGTGCTGGTCGGCACGACCTCCATTGAGAAGTCGGAAATGCTGGCCGACCTGCTGCGCCAGAAGAATGTGGGCACGATGAACGTGCTCAATGCGCGTCACCACGAGCAGGAAGCTTTTATCGTCGCCGATGCCGGTCTGCCCGGCGCCATCACCATCGCCACCAACATGGCGGGTCGCGGTACTGACATTCAGCTCGGCGGCAATCTCGAAATGCGCATCCAGCGCGAAACCGAAGGTCTTGAGGGCGAGGCGCGCGAGGCCAAGATCGCCGACATCAAGGCGACGATCGCGGCCGACAAGGCCAAGGCGCTGGCAGCGGGCGGGTTGATGGTCATCGGCACCGAGCGCCATGAAAGCCGCCGCATCGACAACCAACTGCGCGGTCGTTCCGGCCGCCAGGGCGACCCGGGTCATTCGGCTTTCTTCCTGTCACTGCAGGACGACCTGATGCGCATCTTCCCGGTCGACAGCATGGATTCCATGCTGGGCAAGCTGGGCCTGGAGCAGGGCGAGAGCATCACCCATCCATGGGTCACCAAGGCGATCGAGCGCGCCCAGGGCAAGGTCGAAGCGCGCAACTTCGATATCCGCAAGAATATCCTCAAATACGACGACGTGATGAACGATCAGCGCAAGGTGATCTTCGAGCAGCGCATCGAGATGATGGACGCCGAGGATATCAGCGAGACGGTCATCGATATGCGCCACGACGTGGTCGAGAACATCGTCAACAAGGCCATCCCGCCGCGCTCCTATCCCGAGCAGTGGAATGTCGAGCAGCTCGAGGCGGCGGCAAAGACCTATCTCAACCTTGATGTGCCGGTGAAGGATTGGGCGGCCGAGGAAGGCATCGACGCCGAGATCGTCATCGAGCGCCTGACGGCAGCGGCCGATGCTGCTGCTGCGGCCAAGGAAACCCGCACCATCGCCGCGATGGAAGCCGCCGGTTCGGGCAATCCGACCGTGATGCGGCAGGTGGAGAAGTCGATCTTGCTGCAGTCGATCGACGGGCTATGGCGCGAGCATCTGGTGACGCTCGATCACCTCTCCAAGGTCGTGGGGTGGCGCGGCATCGCCCAGCGCGATCCGCTCAACGAATACAAGCAGGAAGCCTATGAGCTGTTCCAGGCGTTGCTCGCCAATCTGCGCGAACTGGTGACCACGCAACTCAGCCATGTCGAGCTGCAGCCGCGTCCCGTGGCTCCGCCGGTGCCCGACCTCAGCCGCCTGCGCGAAACCCATATCGATCCGCTGACCGGCGAAAACGACGCCGACGGCGGCGACACGATTGCCGGAGCCCTTGGCGCGGTCGGCAGCGATCCGTCGCTCAAGCCGATCGACCCAAAGCTGTTGGTCGGCGTCTCGCGCAACGCGCCTTGTCCCTGTGGCTCAGGCAAGAAGTTCAAGCACTGCCACGGGCAGTTCTAG
- a CDS encoding L,D-transpeptidase family protein: MTATLLRKFCSALILLWVAFGLVACGGFLPKSSDNRHNQPLQSGVVSGLRAMGSSPGEAMVIRMFKQEKVLEVWKRTSSGQFKMFKSYEICAFSGVLGPKIKEGDRQSPEGFYTITPGLMNPRSSYYLAFNTGFPNKFDRAWGRTGSDLMVHGDCSSRGCYAMTDDGIAEIYALARETFKGGNPSFQLQIFPFKMTAANLASQSTSEHLNFWKDIKEGYDLFELTKTPPVWDVCERQYIFNPSSGGGALNAMGACPAGVQNAALTAKQQADEAAFANTLAAQERKATEEAAIKARGEAVGGAVSGIFSGIGNLFGGGKDEDIVPVMSGKTAPIPFPRPNRP; encoded by the coding sequence GTGACCGCTACCCTTCTCCGCAAGTTCTGTTCGGCCCTCATTCTGCTCTGGGTCGCCTTTGGCCTGGTCGCCTGCGGCGGCTTCCTGCCCAAGAGCAGCGACAACCGGCACAACCAGCCATTGCAAAGCGGCGTGGTTTCGGGCCTGCGCGCCATGGGCTCGTCGCCCGGCGAGGCCATGGTCATCCGCATGTTCAAGCAGGAAAAGGTGCTTGAGGTCTGGAAGCGGACCAGCTCTGGCCAGTTCAAGATGTTCAAGAGCTACGAGATCTGCGCCTTTTCTGGCGTGCTCGGGCCCAAGATCAAGGAAGGCGATCGCCAGAGCCCGGAGGGCTTCTATACGATCACGCCCGGCCTGATGAACCCGCGTTCGAGCTACTACCTGGCCTTCAATACCGGCTTTCCCAACAAGTTCGACCGCGCCTGGGGCCGCACCGGCAGCGACCTGATGGTGCATGGCGACTGCTCGTCGCGCGGCTGCTACGCCATGACCGATGACGGCATTGCCGAGATTTACGCGCTGGCGCGCGAGACCTTCAAGGGCGGCAATCCCAGCTTCCAGCTGCAGATTTTCCCGTTCAAGATGACCGCCGCCAACCTGGCGTCGCAGTCCACCAGCGAGCACCTCAATTTCTGGAAGGACATTAAGGAAGGCTACGACCTGTTCGAGCTGACCAAGACGCCGCCAGTCTGGGACGTGTGCGAACGTCAATACATCTTCAATCCCAGCAGTGGCGGCGGCGCTCTCAACGCCATGGGCGCCTGCCCGGCAGGCGTGCAGAATGCCGCCCTCACCGCCAAGCAGCAGGCCGATGAGGCCGCCTTTGCCAATACGCTGGCGGCCCAAGAGCGCAAGGCGACCGAGGAAGCGGCGATCAAGGCACGCGGCGAGGCTGTTGGCGGCGCCGTTTCCGGCATCTTCAGCGGCATCGGCAACCTGTTTGGCGGCGGCAAGGACGAAGACATCGTCCCGGTCATGAGCGGCAAAACCGCGCCCATACCCTTTCCCCGCCCCAACCGGCCATAG
- a CDS encoding MFS transporter has translation MTAADIPAPRADARAWWGLAILALPCLLYSMDLTILTLALPHIVADLGPNGAQLLWIVDIYGFVLAGALVTMGALGDRIGRRRLLLLGAVAFGAASTLAAFSSSTEMLIASRALLGLAAATLAPSTLSLISNIFANPKERSFAIAVWIASFSVGGAIGPIVGGLLLEFFWWGSVFLVPLPVMVLLLVLGPRLLPEFRDPDGAPIDLPSAALSVLAILSTVYGIKHLVIGEVGPVPLAALAAGLALGALFVRRQFRLPDPVIDVRLMGQARFVVPLGIYFLGLFLTFGMLLLLAQHLQLVLGMSPLQAGVWSLFSALGFVAGSLLAPGLASALSSRRVMVVALGLTAIGFAMVGIGLGNGEFALLLIGMSLFSLGVSPVLALSTDLVISAAPPERSGSAAGVAETASELGGALGVAVAGSMVIAHYRQGVAAELPPGLPAEADLAIRDSLGAAMEAIASLPAALQTAAAAVAQEAYVAAFTQHAFVAAGLAVVGVILALRLRKA, from the coding sequence ATGACTGCCGCCGACATTCCCGCTCCGCGCGCCGATGCGCGGGCGTGGTGGGGCCTCGCCATTCTGGCGCTGCCCTGCCTGCTCTATTCGATGGATCTGACCATCCTCACCCTGGCCTTGCCTCATATCGTGGCCGATCTGGGCCCTAACGGCGCGCAACTGCTGTGGATCGTGGATATCTATGGCTTCGTGCTGGCCGGGGCGCTGGTGACTATGGGCGCGCTGGGCGACCGCATCGGCCGCCGCCGTCTGCTGCTGCTGGGGGCGGTGGCTTTCGGCGCCGCTTCGACGCTGGCGGCGTTTTCCAGCAGCACCGAAATGCTGATTGCCTCGCGCGCGCTGCTCGGTCTGGCCGCCGCGACCCTGGCGCCCTCAACCCTATCCTTGATCTCCAACATATTCGCCAACCCGAAAGAGCGGAGCTTCGCCATCGCGGTATGGATCGCTAGCTTCTCGGTCGGCGGGGCCATCGGCCCGATCGTGGGCGGGCTGCTGCTCGAATTTTTCTGGTGGGGCTCGGTCTTCCTGGTGCCGCTGCCGGTCATGGTGTTGCTGCTGGTATTGGGGCCGCGGCTACTGCCCGAATTCCGCGACCCGGACGGTGCGCCGATCGATCTCCCCAGCGCCGCCCTGTCGGTCCTGGCCATCCTGAGCACGGTCTATGGCATCAAGCATCTGGTGATCGGCGAGGTCGGCCCGGTGCCGCTGGCGGCCCTCGCCGCTGGGCTGGCGCTCGGCGCGCTTTTCGTCCGCCGGCAGTTCCGCCTGCCCGACCCGGTCATCGACGTGCGGCTGATGGGTCAGGCCCGGTTCGTGGTGCCGTTGGGCATCTACTTCCTGGGACTGTTCCTCACCTTCGGCATGCTGCTGCTGCTGGCGCAGCATCTGCAACTGGTGCTGGGCATGTCTCCGCTGCAGGCCGGGGTGTGGTCGTTGTTCTCCGCACTGGGGTTCGTCGCCGGTTCGCTGCTGGCGCCGGGCCTGGCCTCGGCGCTGTCGTCCAGGCGCGTCATGGTGGTGGCGCTGGGCCTCACCGCCATCGGTTTTGCGATGGTCGGCATTGGCCTGGGCAATGGCGAGTTCGCGCTACTGCTGATCGGCATGTCGCTGTTCTCGCTGGGCGTATCGCCGGTGCTGGCGCTGTCTACCGATCTCGTCATCAGCGCCGCGCCGCCCGAACGGTCCGGCTCGGCGGCCGGAGTGGCCGAAACGGCCTCCGAACTGGGTGGCGCGCTGGGTGTCGCCGTGGCCGGCAGCATGGTTATCGCCCATTATCGGCAGGGCGTTGCGGCGGAACTGCCGCCTGGTCTGCCCGCCGAGGCCGACCTCGCCATCCGCGACAGCCTGGGGGCTGCCATGGAGGCGATCGCCAGCTTGCCGGCGGCACTGCAGACGGCTGCCGCTGCGGTGGCGCAGGAGGCTTATGTCGCCGCGTTCACCCAGCACGCCTTCGTGGCTGCCGGGCTCGCGGTGGTCGGCGTGATCCTGGCCCTGCGCTTGCGCAAGGCCTAG
- a CDS encoding LysR substrate-binding domain-containing protein, protein MLDLNDLQTFVQVVDHGGFTAASRATGTPKQTLSKRLAALETATGVRLIQRTSRSFGVTELGRDLYRHAAAMLVEAEAAENVIRGRLGEPSGTVRVTAGVYTMQSELSALLPQVALRHPGITLVLNATDRFVDLILEGYDIAVRDHMAPLRDSGLVQRRLMIEDFWLAAAPAYLAGRPPVIEPTDLNRMDAVFSGPNDSFWDLHGPDGQTVRVTPRSRFCANDVNGTLAGIVAGLGVTAMPASICAGPIARGELVQVLPGWDMGQVTTTMLMPHRRGLLPSVRVVADAIANHLIVQRAPE, encoded by the coding sequence ATGCTGGACCTCAACGACCTGCAGACCTTCGTCCAGGTGGTCGACCATGGCGGATTCACCGCCGCCAGCCGCGCCACCGGCACGCCCAAGCAGACGCTGAGCAAGCGCCTGGCGGCGCTGGAGACGGCCACCGGCGTGAGGCTGATCCAGCGCACCTCGCGCAGCTTCGGGGTCACCGAGCTGGGCCGCGACCTCTATCGTCATGCGGCTGCCATGCTGGTGGAAGCGGAAGCCGCCGAAAACGTCATCCGCGGCCGGTTAGGCGAACCCTCGGGCACGGTGCGCGTCACCGCCGGGGTCTATACCATGCAGAGCGAACTCTCCGCCCTGCTACCCCAGGTCGCCCTCCGCCATCCCGGCATCACCCTGGTGCTCAACGCCACCGACCGCTTCGTCGATCTGATCCTGGAGGGCTATGACATCGCCGTGCGCGATCATATGGCTCCCCTACGAGATTCAGGACTGGTGCAGCGTCGGCTGATGATCGAGGACTTCTGGCTGGCGGCTGCCCCCGCCTATCTGGCTGGCAGGCCGCCCGTCATCGAGCCGACCGACCTAAACCGGATGGACGCGGTGTTTTCCGGCCCCAATGACAGTTTCTGGGACCTGCATGGGCCCGATGGGCAAACCGTTCGGGTCACGCCCCGCTCGCGCTTCTGCGCCAACGACGTCAACGGCACTCTGGCCGGCATCGTAGCCGGGCTGGGCGTAACCGCGATGCCCGCCTCGATCTGCGCCGGCCCGATAGCGCGCGGCGAACTGGTGCAGGTTCTGCCCGGCTGGGATATGGGCCAGGTGACCACTACGATGCTGATGCCGCATCGCCGGGGCCTGCTGCCCTCCGTGCGGGTGGTGGCCGACGCCATCGCCAACCACCTGATCGTGCAGCGCGCGCCGGAATAG
- a CDS encoding acetyl-CoA carboxylase carboxyltransferase subunit alpha → MQSYLDFEKPVADLEGKIAELKSLAATDQAVSIDEEVNRLSSRADEALVEIYKRLTPWQKTQVARHPQRPHLSDYIKSLITEWTPLAGDRKFSEDAAIQAGFGRFNGQPVAVVGQEKGNSTETRLKHNFGMARPEGYRKAVRIMDMADRFNIPVISFVDTAGAYPGIGAEERGQAEAIARSTEKSLELGVPNIAIVIGEGGSGGAIAIATASRVLMLEHAIYSVISPEGGASILWRDAARAQDAATNMKITSADLLGFGVIDGIIPEPPGGAHRHPEIVMDSTRGAIAAFLADFAGKGRLEVREHRREKFLAIGTAL, encoded by the coding sequence ATGCAGTCTTATCTCGATTTCGAAAAGCCGGTAGCCGATCTTGAAGGCAAGATCGCCGAGCTCAAGTCCCTTGCGGCGACCGACCAGGCCGTCAGTATCGACGAAGAGGTCAACCGGCTATCGAGCCGTGCCGATGAGGCACTGGTGGAAATCTACAAGCGCTTGACGCCATGGCAGAAGACCCAGGTCGCCCGCCATCCGCAGCGCCCGCACCTGTCCGATTACATCAAGAGCCTCATTACCGAATGGACGCCGCTGGCCGGCGATCGCAAATTCTCCGAGGATGCTGCGATCCAGGCTGGTTTCGGCCGTTTCAACGGCCAGCCCGTTGCTGTTGTCGGCCAGGAAAAGGGCAATTCCACCGAGACACGCCTCAAGCACAATTTCGGCATGGCCCGCCCGGAAGGCTATCGCAAGGCCGTCCGCATCATGGACATGGCCGACCGCTTCAATATCCCGGTGATTTCATTCGTCGATACCGCCGGCGCCTATCCCGGCATCGGCGCCGAGGAGCGCGGCCAGGCCGAGGCCATTGCCCGCTCGACCGAAAAATCGCTTGAGCTGGGCGTGCCCAATATCGCCATCGTCATCGGCGAAGGCGGCTCGGGCGGCGCCATCGCCATTGCCACCGCCAGCCGCGTACTGATGCTCGAACACGCCATCTATTCGGTGATTTCGCCCGAGGGCGGCGCCTCGATCCTGTGGCGTGACGCAGCCCGGGCGCAGGATGCCGCGACCAATATGAAGATCACCTCGGCCGATCTGCTCGGCTTCGGCGTCATCGACGGCATCATTCCCGAACCCCCGGGCGGCGCCCATCGCCACCCCGAGATCGTGATGGACTCGACTCGCGGCGCCATCGCCGCCTTCCTCGCCGACTTTGCCGGCAAAGGGCGCCTTGAAGTACGCGAACACCGCCGCGAGAAGTTCCTGGCGATCGGCACGGCGCTGTAG
- a CDS encoding thermonuclease family protein has product MVHLVALAALSSASTAALACEALRMVPGGTVVQVTDGDTVVLHTGTVVRMIGTQAPKLPLGREGFETWPLAPEAKAALEAIALNKTVQLGYGGEEIDRYERALAHVFVETDDGLVWAQQAMVARGLARVYSFPDNRACLDLLFAAEGRARTAGLGIWRDPYYSTRAADAPGDLLARAGHYELVEGRILLADQSGGRVYLNFGRFWKEDFTAVIEAQALRLFAETGVDPLMLEGALVRVRGWVDDRDGPRIEITHPEQIEVLATR; this is encoded by the coding sequence TTGGTTCATCTTGTTGCGCTTGCCGCGCTATCGTCGGCATCGACGGCAGCTCTTGCTTGCGAGGCTTTGCGCATGGTGCCGGGTGGAACTGTCGTCCAAGTTACCGATGGCGATACGGTGGTGCTCCATACCGGAACCGTCGTGCGGATGATCGGAACGCAGGCGCCCAAGCTGCCGCTGGGCCGCGAGGGCTTCGAGACCTGGCCGCTGGCGCCCGAAGCCAAGGCTGCGCTCGAGGCCATTGCCCTCAACAAGACCGTGCAACTGGGTTACGGCGGCGAGGAAATCGACCGCTACGAACGCGCCCTGGCCCATGTTTTCGTCGAAACCGACGACGGTCTCGTCTGGGCCCAGCAGGCGATGGTCGCCCGGGGTTTGGCTCGCGTCTATTCCTTCCCCGACAACCGCGCCTGCCTCGATCTTTTGTTTGCGGCAGAGGGCCGCGCCCGCACGGCCGGGCTTGGAATCTGGCGCGATCCCTATTACAGCACTCGTGCGGCGGACGCGCCCGGCGACCTCCTCGCCCGGGCCGGTCACTACGAACTTGTCGAGGGACGCATACTCCTCGCCGATCAAAGCGGCGGGCGGGTCTATCTCAATTTCGGCCGGTTCTGGAAGGAAGACTTCACCGCCGTGATCGAGGCGCAGGCTCTGCGGCTTTTCGCCGAGACGGGTGTCGATCCGCTGATGCTCGAAGGAGCATTGGTGCGCGTCAGGGGGTGGGTGGATGACCGGGATGGTCCACGCATCGAAATAACCCATCCCGAGCAGATCGAGGTTCTGGCGACACGATGA
- a CDS encoding peptidylprolyl isomerase, translated as MMSFSKRLARTASVLALILAANAVAPAFAQDAAPAAEAPAAEAAPAPTPETVVATVAGEPITEADLSFAAEDLTQELSQMPPEQRKAFLLRVLIDMKVMAAAGRDAGMADTPLFQQRLKYLEDRALRRAYFADTIANAVTEEAVRADYDKLVAEFVPAEEIRASHILVATEEEAKAVKAELDGGADFATIAKEKSIDPGAANGGDLGFFGKGMMVAPFEAAAYALTDIGQVSDPVQSQFGWHVIKLEEKRESTPPAFEQVAGQIQQQLLMKTFDETVARLMDGVAIDIPDAELSAAVAAQTETEAAGEEAAPVAQ; from the coding sequence ATGATGTCTTTTTCCAAGCGCCTCGCCCGCACCGCGAGCGTTCTTGCGCTGATCCTTGCGGCCAATGCCGTGGCACCCGCCTTCGCCCAGGACGCGGCCCCCGCTGCCGAGGCTCCGGCGGCTGAAGCCGCTCCCGCCCCCACTCCGGAGACCGTCGTGGCGACCGTGGCGGGCGAGCCGATCACCGAGGCCGATCTCAGCTTTGCCGCCGAGGACCTGACCCAGGAACTCAGCCAGATGCCTCCCGAGCAGCGCAAGGCCTTCCTGCTGCGCGTGCTGATCGACATGAAGGTCATGGCTGCCGCCGGCCGCGACGCCGGCATGGCCGATACCCCTCTGTTCCAGCAGCGGCTCAAATACCTTGAGGATCGCGCTCTGCGCCGCGCCTACTTCGCCGATACCATTGCCAATGCGGTGACCGAGGAAGCCGTCCGCGCCGACTACGACAAGCTGGTCGCCGAATTCGTGCCCGCAGAAGAAATCCGCGCCAGCCACATCCTGGTCGCGACCGAGGAAGAGGCCAAGGCCGTCAAGGCCGAGCTCGACGGCGGCGCCGATTTCGCCACCATTGCCAAGGAAAAGTCGATCGACCCAGGCGCTGCCAATGGCGGTGATCTGGGCTTCTTTGGCAAGGGCATGATGGTCGCTCCGTTCGAAGCCGCTGCCTATGCGCTGACCGATATCGGCCAGGTCTCCGATCCGGTGCAGTCCCAGTTCGGCTGGCACGTCATCAAGCTCGAGGAAAAGCGCGAGTCGACGCCACCAGCATTCGAGCAGGTTGCTGGCCAGATCCAGCAGCAATTGCTGATGAAGACCTTCGATGAAACCGTCGCCCGGTTGATGGACGGTGTCGCGATCGACATTCCGGACGCCGAGCTCTCTGCCGCCGTGGCTGCCCAGACCGAGACCGAAGCTGCCGGCGAAGAAGCTGCGCCCGTCGCGCAGTAA
- a CDS encoding TetR/AcrR family transcriptional regulator: protein MTDFATDDADQRRRSIGARRNPDTQEAILEAAEALVFEEGIAGFSIEAVAKRARAGKPTIYKWWPGKTALLLDVYHRRKPANVHMDTGSVEGDVLAFLTGVFVHWGDTGAGQVFRFIVAEAQRDETAAASLAEYSAERRLQGSALFERGVARGELARDVDCGLAADVLAGFIWHRLLTGRIERDPDKLRVVARQMVRGLMAPGR from the coding sequence ATGACCGACTTTGCTACCGATGACGCTGATCAACGCCGCCGATCAATCGGCGCGCGCCGCAATCCCGATACCCAGGAAGCCATCCTTGAGGCCGCCGAGGCGCTGGTGTTCGAGGAAGGCATAGCCGGCTTTTCCATCGAGGCGGTTGCCAAGCGGGCCCGTGCCGGAAAACCGACCATCTACAAATGGTGGCCGGGCAAGACGGCATTGCTGCTCGATGTCTATCACCGGCGCAAGCCAGCCAATGTCCATATGGATACTGGATCGGTCGAAGGCGATGTGCTGGCATTTTTGACCGGGGTGTTTGTCCATTGGGGCGACACCGGCGCCGGTCAGGTGTTTCGTTTCATTGTCGCCGAGGCCCAGCGCGACGAGACCGCTGCAGCCTCGCTTGCCGAATATTCCGCCGAGCGGCGCCTGCAAGGCAGTGCGCTCTTCGAGCGGGGCGTGGCGCGCGGAGAGTTGGCCAGAGATGTGGATTGTGGTCTGGCGGCCGATGTGCTGGCGGGCTTTATCTGGCACCGGCTGCTGACCGGGCGCATCGAGCGCGATCCGGACAAGCTGCGCGTTGTGGCGCGGCAGATGGTCCGGGGGCTGATGGCCCCCGGACGCTGA